The Allochromatium tepidum genome has a window encoding:
- a CDS encoding glycosyltransferase yields MLAAETSVEYYLILGLVILALCSLNLVALTLARRFMPGRPLSVAKLTDAERPRVLVQLPLFNEGELIERILEAVTALDWPRDRLEIQVLDDSTDGSLAVSRRAVAALKQQGVNVELLHRVQRTDFKAGALAAGLERSEAPFVAIFDADFIPPPDFLRRTVGALVANPELAYVQTRWGHLNRDESLLTRIQARLLDSHFGVEQEARWRLGLPLPFNGTCGLWRRAAIDEAGGWDGDTLTEDLDLSLRANLAGWRSGFMGDLVVPGSLPTSAHAWRVQQFRWTKGFVQCFIKLTPPVWRSRRLPVWKKLMIGFQIGQPLAFVVGVACLIMGLPFMAGAVVGGAGLSVVASVTSVLGFAAPIMFLTMAGRNEGIRRTAIEILGALVLTSGLLLSNARGGLEALLGHRTEFVRTPKARDRKTARTPLWRSGVLELGAGLALLTFALIEQPVAVLYLAMLIGGLVGIGAMQVIDGLALARPASIRN; encoded by the coding sequence ATGCTTGCGGCTGAAACCTCGGTCGAGTACTACCTGATACTCGGCCTCGTCATTCTGGCACTCTGTTCGCTCAATCTGGTCGCGCTGACCCTGGCGCGCCGCTTCATGCCTGGCCGGCCGCTCTCCGTAGCCAAGCTCACCGACGCCGAACGCCCGCGCGTCCTGGTCCAGCTCCCGCTCTTCAACGAAGGCGAGCTGATCGAGCGCATCCTGGAGGCGGTCACGGCACTCGACTGGCCGCGCGACCGTCTGGAGATCCAGGTGCTCGACGACAGCACCGACGGCTCGCTCGCCGTCAGCCGGCGCGCGGTGGCGGCGCTCAAACAGCAGGGCGTGAACGTCGAACTGCTGCATCGCGTGCAGCGCACCGACTTCAAGGCCGGAGCACTCGCGGCCGGACTGGAGCGCTCGGAGGCGCCCTTCGTCGCCATCTTCGACGCCGATTTCATCCCGCCGCCCGATTTCCTGCGCCGGACGGTCGGCGCGCTCGTCGCCAATCCCGAGCTGGCCTATGTCCAGACCCGCTGGGGCCATCTCAATCGCGACGAAAGCCTGCTCACCCGCATCCAGGCGCGTCTGCTCGACTCGCACTTCGGCGTCGAACAGGAGGCGCGCTGGCGTCTGGGTCTGCCGCTGCCCTTCAACGGCACCTGCGGCCTGTGGCGGCGCGCGGCCATCGACGAGGCCGGCGGCTGGGACGGCGATACCCTGACCGAGGATCTGGATCTGAGCCTGCGCGCCAATCTCGCCGGCTGGCGCTCGGGCTTCATGGGCGATCTGGTCGTGCCCGGTTCGCTGCCGACCTCGGCGCATGCCTGGCGCGTCCAGCAGTTCCGCTGGACCAAGGGTTTCGTGCAGTGCTTCATCAAGCTGACGCCGCCGGTCTGGCGCAGTCGGCGTCTGCCGGTCTGGAAGAAGCTCATGATCGGCTTCCAGATCGGCCAGCCGCTGGCCTTCGTGGTCGGCGTGGCCTGTCTGATCATGGGACTGCCCTTCATGGCCGGCGCTGTGGTCGGCGGCGCCGGACTGAGCGTCGTGGCCTCCGTGACCTCCGTCCTGGGCTTTGCCGCGCCCATCATGTTTCTGACCATGGCTGGGCGCAATGAGGGGATACGCCGGACGGCGATCGAGATCCTGGGCGCCCTGGTGCTGACGAGCGGCTTGCTGCTGTCGAACGCGCGCGGCGGACTGGAGGCGCTGCTGGGTCATCGCACCGAGTTCGTGCGCACGCCCAAGGCCCGTGACCGCAAGACCGCGCGCACGCCCCTCTGGCGCAGCGGTGTCCTGGAGCTGGGAGCCGGTTTGGCGCTGCTCACATTCGCCCTGATCGAACAACCCGTCGCTGTGCTCTATCTGGCGATGCTGATCGGCGGTCTGGTCGGGATCGGCGCCATGCAGGTGATCGATGGTCTGGCCCTGGCGCGACCGGCGAGCATTCGGAACTGA
- the coaD gene encoding pantetheine-phosphate adenylyltransferase yields the protein MRTVVYPGTFDPITNGHVDLIHRAARLFDRVVVAVAADTGKTPVFSTEERVELVRGSVADHPNVEILPFEGLLVNFARTLGVSVIMRGLRAVSDFEYEFQLAGMNRRMAPDIETLFLTPAEQYAYISSSLVREIARLRGDVSTFVTPTVQAALRARFG from the coding sequence TTGCGCACCGTGGTCTATCCAGGAACCTTCGACCCCATCACCAATGGGCACGTGGATCTCATCCATCGCGCGGCACGCCTGTTCGATCGGGTCGTGGTGGCGGTCGCGGCCGACACCGGCAAGACGCCGGTGTTCTCGACCGAGGAGCGCGTGGAACTGGTGCGCGGTAGTGTCGCCGATCACCCCAATGTCGAGATCCTGCCCTTCGAGGGCCTGCTCGTGAACTTCGCGCGTACACTCGGGGTCTCGGTCATCATGCGCGGACTGCGGGCCGTCTCGGACTTCGAGTACGAGTTCCAGCTCGCGGGCATGAACCGGCGCATGGCGCCCGACATCGAGACGCTCTTTCTCACCCCGGCCGAGCAGTATGCCTATATCTCCTCGTCGCTGGTGCGCGAGATCGCCCGACTCCGGGGCGACGTCTCGACCTTCGTCACCCCGACGGTACAGGCTGCATTACGCGCGCGGTTTGGATAA
- a CDS encoding chemotaxis protein CheB, with product MSSDPKATGEVDHKPSPGRFDGYVVAIGASAGGLDALERFFQGLPAGTGAAYVVVQHLSPDHKSMMGNLLARHTPMPVVTVEHDMRIEADRVHLIPPASLMTVSGDVLRLSPKNPRGLTLPIDLFFSSLAKEFGNHAIGVILSGTGSDGTRGAVAINDAGGFLVAQDPETAKFDGMPRSVIATSLVDAILPPEEIGPRLLDHIHQRPQPKVRPPSMAMEIDRDSAHEEVMHLLQHSGGIDFREYKPATVMRRMERRMQVRQTPDLLNYVRLLSADRGELATLRRELLIPVTSFFRDPDAFEVLAETAVRTIVSDHNGNQPIRVWVPGVATGEEAYSLAILFAEAFEKARRWPNFKLFATDVEPQNIEVAGAGVFTEAITAEISPERLEQFFIKSGNHFVVKPEIRQSIVFARHNLLDDPPFTRMDLVSCRNLLIYFRPEAQERALRRLQYALAPGGFLFLGSSETIANLHTDFTAVSSKHKIYRILRHVSLPLDAANPRQTTIMPAPPRPGVRTHGVATDAAAIDAAQEQLLHGYAPTSLLLNQRHDLLHVFGDVGPYLRIGEGSVSLDLSKLLPGSLVAVAKALLYKTARDRVPLRSDIIGLALADDRTERLRLVARPVEPPGGELHLLLSFEPVTSYGPDDVMPPEPGTLRIIDGEASKAIETISLDRETSQRIENLERELAATRESLQATIEELETANEELQATNEELMASNEELQSSNEELQSVNEELYTVNAENQEKIEILNRLNADLDSMAKAASIATIFVDSQLRLTRFTPEATTLFKIRDGDLGRPIDDFTNLLQYPEFITDLRQTIIRGDMFEHEIKAANNRQYLVRVLPYAVRTSELRGAVATFVDVTTLRDIEHLQAVLDALPAHVAVLDNKGVVTMVNDAWRDFARAHGDPELKEIGVGADYLAACEDGRLASAPHAGETLAGIKQVMAGERSSFCLEYSAPTDGVTQWYLMYVAPIRHVRAGVVVSHINITDWADRGHE from the coding sequence ATGTCCAGCGACCCGAAAGCGACGGGAGAGGTTGATCATAAGCCGAGTCCAGGCCGGTTCGATGGCTATGTCGTGGCCATCGGCGCCTCGGCCGGGGGACTCGATGCCCTGGAGCGCTTCTTCCAGGGACTTCCGGCGGGCACGGGGGCGGCCTATGTCGTCGTCCAGCATCTGTCGCCCGACCACAAGAGCATGATGGGCAATCTGCTCGCGCGTCACACGCCCATGCCGGTGGTGACGGTCGAGCACGACATGCGCATCGAGGCCGATCGGGTGCATCTGATCCCGCCGGCGAGTCTGATGACCGTCAGCGGCGACGTGCTGCGTCTGAGTCCGAAGAATCCGCGTGGTCTGACCCTGCCGATCGATCTGTTCTTCAGTTCGCTGGCCAAGGAGTTCGGCAATCACGCCATCGGCGTCATCCTCTCCGGCACCGGCTCGGACGGCACGCGCGGCGCGGTGGCGATCAACGATGCCGGCGGTTTCCTGGTGGCCCAGGATCCGGAGACGGCCAAGTTCGACGGCATGCCGCGCAGCGTCATCGCCACCAGTCTGGTCGACGCCATCCTGCCGCCCGAGGAGATCGGGCCGCGTCTGCTCGACCACATCCACCAGCGTCCCCAGCCCAAGGTACGTCCGCCCTCGATGGCGATGGAGATCGACCGCGACAGTGCGCACGAGGAAGTCATGCATCTGTTGCAGCACTCGGGCGGCATCGATTTCCGCGAATACAAGCCGGCCACCGTGATGCGGCGCATGGAGCGCCGGATGCAGGTGCGCCAGACCCCGGATCTGCTCAACTATGTGCGGCTGCTGAGCGCCGATCGCGGTGAACTGGCAACGCTCAGACGCGAGCTGCTGATCCCCGTCACCAGCTTCTTCCGCGACCCGGACGCCTTCGAGGTGCTGGCCGAGACCGCCGTGCGCACCATCGTCAGCGACCACAACGGCAACCAGCCGATCCGGGTCTGGGTGCCGGGCGTGGCCACGGGCGAGGAGGCCTATTCGCTGGCGATTCTCTTCGCCGAGGCGTTCGAGAAGGCGCGCCGCTGGCCGAACTTCAAGCTGTTCGCCACCGATGTCGAGCCGCAGAACATCGAGGTCGCCGGCGCCGGTGTCTTCACCGAGGCCATCACCGCCGAGATCTCGCCCGAGCGGCTGGAACAGTTCTTCATCAAAAGCGGCAACCACTTCGTGGTCAAGCCCGAGATCCGCCAGAGCATCGTCTTCGCGCGGCACAATCTGCTCGACGATCCGCCCTTCACGCGCATGGATCTGGTCTCCTGTCGCAACCTGCTGATCTATTTCCGGCCCGAGGCCCAGGAGCGCGCCCTGCGCCGGCTCCAATACGCCCTGGCGCCCGGCGGCTTCCTGTTCCTCGGTTCGAGCGAGACCATCGCCAACCTGCACACCGATTTCACGGCGGTCAGCTCCAAGCACAAGATCTACCGCATCCTGCGTCATGTGTCGCTACCGCTGGACGCGGCCAATCCGCGCCAGACGACCATCATGCCCGCGCCGCCGCGTCCGGGCGTGCGCACCCATGGCGTGGCGACCGACGCCGCCGCCATCGATGCGGCTCAGGAGCAGTTGCTGCACGGCTATGCGCCGACCAGTCTGCTGCTCAACCAGCGTCACGACCTGCTGCATGTCTTCGGCGACGTCGGTCCCTATCTGCGCATCGGCGAGGGCAGCGTCAGTCTGGATCTGTCCAAGCTGCTGCCCGGTTCGCTGGTCGCCGTCGCCAAGGCGCTGCTTTACAAGACCGCGCGCGATCGCGTGCCGCTGCGCTCGGACATCATCGGGCTGGCGCTCGCCGACGACCGTACCGAGCGGTTGCGTCTGGTGGCGCGTCCGGTCGAGCCGCCGGGCGGCGAGCTGCATCTGCTGTTGTCCTTCGAGCCTGTGACCAGCTATGGTCCGGACGATGTGATGCCGCCGGAGCCGGGTACGCTGCGCATCATCGACGGCGAGGCGTCCAAGGCGATCGAGACCATCAGCCTCGACCGCGAGACCAGCCAGCGCATCGAGAACCTGGAGCGCGAACTGGCGGCCACCCGCGAAAGCCTGCAGGCGACCATCGAGGAACTGGAGACGGCCAACGAGGAGCTTCAGGCGACCAACGAGGAACTCATGGCCTCCAACGAGGAGTTGCAGAGTTCCAACGAGGAGCTGCAATCGGTCAATGAGGAACTCTACACGGTCAACGCCGAAAATCAGGAGAAGATCGAGATCCTCAACCGGCTCAATGCCGATCTCGACAGCATGGCCAAGGCCGCGTCCATCGCCACCATCTTCGTCGACTCGCAGTTGCGCCTGACCCGCTTCACACCCGAGGCCACGACCCTGTTCAAGATCCGCGACGGCGATCTGGGCCGCCCGATCGACGACTTCACCAATCTGCTCCAGTATCCGGAGTTCATCACGGATCTGCGCCAGACCATCATCCGCGGTGACATGTTCGAACACGAGATCAAGGCCGCCAACAACCGTCAGTATCTGGTTCGCGTCCTGCCCTATGCGGTGCGTACCAGCGAACTGCGTGGGGCGGTCGCCACCTTCGTCGACGTCACCACACTGCGCGACATCGAGCACCTTCAGGCCGTGCTCGACGCGCTGCCCGCGCATGTCGCCGTGCTCGACAACAAGGGCGTCGTGACCATGGTCAACGACGCCTGGCGCGACTTCGCACGCGCACACGGCGACCCCGAACTCAAGGAGATCGGGGTCGGAGCCGATTATCTCGCCGCCTGCGAGGACGGACGACTGGCGAGCGCGCCCCATGCCGGCGAGACGCTGGCGGGCATCAAGCAGGTGATGGCCGGTGAACGCTCCTCGTTCTGTCTGGAATATTCGGCGCCGACCGATGGGGTGACTCAATGGTATCTGATGTATGTCGCGCCGATCCGGCATGTCCGCGCCGGTGTCGTCGTCAGTCACATCAATATCACGGACTGGGCTGATCGCGGGCATGAGTAG
- a CDS encoding YfhL family 4Fe-4S dicluster ferredoxin — protein MALMITDECINCDVCEPECPNGAISQGDETYVIDPNLCTECVGHYETSQCVEVCPVDCIIKDPDHEETEDELRAKYERITGEG, from the coding sequence ATGGCCCTGATGATTACCGATGAATGCATCAATTGCGACGTGTGTGAGCCCGAGTGCCCCAACGGCGCCATCTCGCAGGGTGACGAGACCTATGTGATCGATCCCAATCTCTGCACCGAATGCGTCGGGCACTACGAGACCTCACAGTGCGTCGAGGTCTGCCCGGTCGACTGCATCATCAAGGATCCCGACCACGAGGAGACCGAGGACGAACTGCGCGCCAAGTACGAGCGCATCACCGGCGAAGGCTGA
- the rsmD gene encoding 16S rRNA (guanine(966)-N(2))-methyltransferase RsmD — MARTKDRPANQLRIIGGRHRGRRLSFPDRPGLRPTSDRVRETLFNWVAPLIEGARCLDLFAGSGALGFEALSRGAGAVVMVERAAAVARQLRANAGLLGAADLQVHEADALIWLERGDPAPFDLIFLDPPFAEGLLAPAIERLERHGLPAPEARIYLEAPVQIGFPPLPESWELIRDKTAGQVRYGLVRVGPA; from the coding sequence GTGGCTCGCACTAAGGATCGTCCCGCCAATCAGTTGCGGATCATCGGCGGTCGCCATCGCGGCCGCCGTCTGAGCTTTCCCGACCGGCCGGGGTTGCGCCCGACCTCGGATCGGGTGCGCGAGACGCTGTTCAACTGGGTCGCACCCCTGATCGAGGGCGCGCGCTGTCTCGACCTCTTCGCCGGTAGCGGGGCGCTCGGCTTCGAGGCGCTTTCGCGCGGCGCCGGCGCGGTGGTGATGGTCGAGCGCGCCGCCGCCGTCGCCCGTCAGTTGCGTGCCAATGCCGGGCTGCTCGGCGCCGCCGATCTCCAGGTCCACGAAGCCGATGCCCTGATCTGGCTGGAACGGGGTGATCCTGCGCCGTTCGACCTGATCTTTCTCGACCCGCCCTTCGCCGAAGGACTGCTGGCTCCCGCGATCGAACGACTCGAACGTCATGGCCTGCCGGCGCCCGAAGCACGAATCTATCTCGAAGCGCCGGTTCAGATCGGCTTTCCGCCGCTCCCCGAATCCTGGGAGCTGATCCGCGACAAGACGGCCGGTCAGGTGCGATACGGTCTGGTCAGGGTCGGTCCGGCCTGA